A genomic stretch from Sulfobacillus thermosulfidooxidans includes:
- a CDS encoding FtsK/SpoIIIE family DNA translocase codes for MFSVLKQISKDMRREIGGILLVALGLLGYLSLIFPHSGRLTRDLAHGLTFSFGVLGWLIPAFVLVAGALRLLGRPSFTGHRRGWGAVLMFLGLFILMPMVDKPIAGFMSTWLEDKLAQAIAPGGTFLLSVVLLVIGLMLYTGASALTLGTGVARFLRGLLEIVYRVIYAVYSALRDWIYPPEEESPVPVSKTTAPKTRPGSRSQVPLEKPQNSPDIRGSSRNIFDDLPGKDDTIPDTPAMASVPKTIAPVYAMNYLPPPLSLLAAPDLHKGGRRGQSAKERADILVNALRQFGIDVTLGEVSQGPTITRFEIIPPPGVKVSRIVNLADDIALSLAATGVRIEAPIPGKSAIGIEVPNDEVTPVLLREVLESDQFAQSPSPLSVGLGRDVAGAPIVTGLDQMPHLLVAGATGSGKSVLINVLITSLLFRASPDVVRLLLIDPKVVELSIYNGIPHLLSPVVTEPKKAAGALRWAVAEMERRYRLFADAGVRDVSRYNQTAEERLPLIVVIIDELADLMMVAPQDVEESIARLAQMARAAGIHLVVATQRPSVDVITGTIKANIPSRIAFAVSSQVDSRTILDAAGAEKLLGRGDMLFHPVGAAKPQRIQGAFIREKEIEEIVSFVIDHAQPQASVEPVEFQETGDTARPLVQETDPLFPEAVKIVVESGQASTSMLQRRLRVGYTRAARLIDAMEERGYIGPSDGAKAREVRITMSEYHKVFMDESPSA; via the coding sequence ATGTTTTCCGTGCTCAAACAAATTTCCAAGGACATGCGTCGTGAGATTGGCGGCATCCTGTTGGTAGCCTTGGGATTGTTGGGCTATTTATCATTGATATTTCCGCATTCGGGCCGACTAACGCGGGATTTGGCACACGGGTTGACGTTTAGCTTTGGCGTGCTTGGATGGTTGATTCCGGCCTTTGTTCTCGTTGCGGGGGCTTTGCGTTTATTAGGTCGGCCATCTTTTACTGGTCACCGGCGCGGCTGGGGCGCCGTGTTAATGTTTTTAGGTCTTTTTATTTTAATGCCTATGGTAGACAAGCCTATCGCGGGTTTTATGTCCACATGGCTTGAAGACAAACTCGCGCAAGCTATTGCCCCAGGGGGAACGTTCTTGTTGTCCGTGGTGTTACTGGTCATAGGTTTGATGCTCTATACGGGCGCCAGTGCATTAACCTTGGGGACAGGAGTGGCCCGATTTCTTCGTGGATTATTGGAAATTGTTTATCGCGTCATTTACGCCGTTTATTCGGCGCTTCGTGACTGGATTTATCCTCCAGAAGAAGAAAGCCCTGTGCCTGTTTCCAAGACCACGGCACCGAAAACGAGACCGGGTTCGAGAAGCCAGGTGCCACTAGAAAAGCCACAGAACTCACCAGATATTCGCGGATCGTCACGCAATATTTTTGATGATCTTCCCGGAAAAGACGATACCATCCCTGATACACCGGCGATGGCCAGTGTGCCCAAAACGATAGCTCCCGTTTATGCCATGAATTACTTGCCGCCGCCACTGAGCTTGCTAGCCGCTCCAGATCTTCATAAAGGAGGCCGGCGAGGGCAAAGTGCCAAGGAGCGGGCAGATATTTTGGTGAATGCGTTGCGACAATTTGGCATCGATGTGACTTTGGGTGAGGTGAGTCAGGGGCCGACAATCACGCGATTTGAAATCATTCCGCCTCCCGGAGTCAAAGTGTCCCGGATTGTGAATTTAGCGGATGATATTGCCTTATCATTAGCCGCTACGGGTGTGCGCATTGAGGCCCCGATTCCTGGCAAGTCTGCAATTGGCATTGAGGTGCCAAATGATGAAGTGACCCCCGTTTTGTTACGAGAAGTGTTAGAAAGTGACCAGTTTGCCCAGTCGCCTTCTCCTCTGTCGGTTGGCTTAGGGCGGGACGTCGCCGGGGCTCCTATTGTCACAGGGCTAGATCAGATGCCCCATTTATTGGTCGCTGGTGCCACGGGATCAGGCAAAAGTGTTTTGATTAACGTGTTGATTACAAGTCTCTTATTTCGCGCGAGTCCTGACGTAGTCCGGCTGTTATTGATTGACCCTAAAGTTGTGGAATTATCAATATATAATGGCATTCCCCATTTGTTGAGTCCTGTGGTCACCGAGCCCAAAAAAGCGGCCGGAGCACTACGCTGGGCCGTGGCAGAAATGGAACGGCGATACCGCTTGTTTGCGGACGCGGGAGTGCGCGATGTTAGCCGTTATAACCAAACAGCTGAAGAACGACTCCCATTAATTGTGGTGATTATCGATGAATTAGCAGACCTGATGATGGTCGCTCCTCAAGATGTGGAAGAATCCATTGCGCGCTTAGCGCAAATGGCCCGTGCAGCGGGCATTCACTTGGTCGTTGCGACGCAACGCCCTTCCGTGGACGTTATCACGGGAACCATCAAAGCCAATATTCCTTCGCGTATTGCTTTTGCTGTATCCAGCCAAGTGGATTCACGCACGATTTTAGATGCGGCGGGTGCGGAAAAGCTGTTGGGACGGGGTGATATGCTTTTTCACCCGGTAGGCGCAGCCAAACCACAACGTATCCAGGGAGCTTTTATTCGTGAAAAAGAAATCGAAGAAATTGTGTCTTTTGTTATCGATCATGCTCAACCGCAAGCATCTGTTGAACCCGTCGAATTTCAGGAAACAGGAGACACTGCCAGGCCTCTTGTGCAAGAGACCGATCCATTATTCCCCGAGGCGGTCAAAATTGTCGTCGAAAGTGGACAGGCTTCCACCTCAATGCTTCAACGTCGCCTTCGCGTCGGCTATACACGGGCCGCGCGATTAATAGACGCCATGGAGGAACGTGGTTATATTGGGCCGTCAGACGGGGCTAAAGCAAGGGAAGTCCGCATTACGATGTCTGAGTATCATAAGGTGTTTATGGATGAATCGCCTTCGGCGTAA
- a CDS encoding SpoVR family protein, which yields MPRSYPTDEDIEDLARSAGLDPLPVCFEDVPPSILYEYAAYWLPGRFSHWSFGKQYQLLKTSYEYGFSKIYELVLDTFPAYAFVLAHNSPLENILVHCHVMGHADFFGNNFLFQSDKKHLLMMVRAHARRIRHYEYLYGIDVVERFLDAVLSIAEHVAYFMPGLASARLESSPGCASFLRHVIQHHDSDPEDILGFISRHSPVLKDWQRDIASMIAMEMTYFWPHRRTKIINEGWAVLWHEYLIQHMDLDEADYWDFARLHAQILSPRGNQINPYALGYAIFQRIVRTQGVQEAFVVRQIHDDVSLIRNYLTPDIAQGLGLFVYEKEQGIAREIGRDFKDIRRYLLQRLTHGGIPVIHVRDGDFHHRGELYLVHQHDGQDLDLLYAERTLAYVYELWGRPIFLETLHEGRRMILQYDGMVNTRLMS from the coding sequence ATGCCACGTTCCTATCCTACAGATGAAGATATAGAAGACCTAGCTCGCAGTGCCGGGCTCGATCCATTGCCGGTATGCTTTGAGGACGTGCCCCCATCGATTTTATATGAATATGCTGCCTATTGGTTGCCCGGACGATTTTCTCATTGGTCGTTTGGAAAGCAGTACCAATTACTTAAGACGTCCTACGAATATGGTTTTAGCAAGATTTATGAACTGGTTTTGGACACCTTTCCCGCTTATGCATTCGTATTGGCGCATAATTCGCCTTTAGAAAATATCTTGGTTCATTGCCACGTTATGGGTCACGCTGATTTTTTTGGGAATAATTTTCTGTTCCAATCGGATAAAAAACATCTTTTAATGATGGTTCGCGCTCATGCACGAAGAATACGCCATTATGAATATCTTTATGGCATTGACGTAGTAGAACGATTCTTAGATGCCGTGTTATCCATCGCAGAGCACGTTGCGTATTTTATGCCAGGGCTTGCTTCGGCACGCCTCGAGTCTTCGCCTGGGTGTGCTTCGTTCTTAAGGCATGTCATCCAGCACCATGATTCTGATCCGGAGGATATTCTGGGTTTTATTTCGCGCCATAGTCCGGTATTGAAAGATTGGCAACGCGATATTGCTTCGATGATCGCAATGGAAATGACGTATTTCTGGCCGCATAGGCGCACAAAGATCATCAATGAAGGGTGGGCTGTCTTATGGCATGAATATTTAATACAGCACATGGATTTGGATGAGGCGGATTACTGGGATTTTGCGCGCTTGCATGCCCAGATTCTTTCACCGAGGGGAAACCAAATCAATCCCTATGCACTAGGTTATGCCATTTTTCAAAGGATTGTCCGTACCCAAGGGGTCCAAGAGGCTTTTGTGGTTCGTCAAATTCATGATGATGTGAGCTTGATCCGCAACTATTTAACTCCTGACATTGCACAAGGGCTCGGATTATTTGTTTATGAAAAAGAACAGGGAATAGCCCGGGAAATTGGACGCGATTTTAAGGATATTCGTCGGTACCTGCTGCAACGTCTGACTCATGGAGGAATTCCGGTTATTCATGTACGAGATGGGGATTTTCATCACCGGGGCGAACTCTATTTAGTTCACCAGCATGACGGGCAAGATCTTGACTTACTGTACGCGGAAAGAACATTAGCCTATGTGTACGAGTTGTGGGGGCGGCCTATTTTTCTGGAAACGCTTCACGAAGGACGCCGGATGATATTGCAATACGATGGGATGGTGAATACCCGGCTGATGAGTTAG
- a CDS encoding YeaH/YhbH family protein, with protein sequence MSLQSFHTDWDLERQGALDQARHQRRLREAIKAQLSEIITEEHIITAQGGKILKVPIKTLEQYRFRFDPYRGIDVGQGSIPLPGDNAVTMSSAPRPQGGHPGGQDMTGVDYYEADVSIDEIDDVLFSQLGLPDLQPKPVRASSACQPRFKDVRERGLIANLDKRRSLQQNLLRHARAGQPQVGSWISHDLRFRTWQMESEPTHNAVVIAMRDISGSMGDLKKRVARTFASWMLKFLRTRYESVEEIFIVHHTEAREVDQEDFFALGESGGTKVSSAYALCQHVIETQYPPEQWNIYAVHFSDGDNWSETDNQRARDYLEQILPGVNLFGYAEIREGSYPSTLMNQFRHIKHSHFKTAMLSHLKDVYPTLQHFFPLSQES encoded by the coding sequence ATGAGTTTGCAGTCTTTCCATACTGACTGGGATTTGGAGCGTCAAGGTGCGTTGGACCAAGCTCGTCATCAACGACGACTCCGTGAGGCCATTAAAGCGCAATTGTCTGAAATTATCACCGAAGAACATATCATTACGGCACAAGGTGGCAAAATACTTAAAGTTCCTATCAAAACGCTGGAACAATATCGATTTCGCTTTGATCCTTATCGGGGAATCGATGTCGGTCAGGGTAGTATTCCATTGCCAGGAGATAATGCGGTGACGATGTCGTCTGCTCCTCGCCCGCAAGGAGGGCACCCTGGGGGCCAGGATATGACAGGAGTGGATTATTATGAAGCAGACGTGTCCATTGACGAAATCGATGACGTTTTATTTAGCCAACTGGGATTACCTGACTTACAACCTAAGCCTGTTCGTGCGAGTTCCGCGTGTCAACCGCGCTTTAAGGATGTGCGGGAACGAGGTTTGATAGCCAATTTAGATAAACGGCGGAGTTTGCAGCAAAATCTTTTGCGTCATGCTCGAGCAGGGCAGCCCCAAGTGGGATCGTGGATATCGCACGATTTACGATTTAGAACATGGCAGATGGAATCGGAACCGACACATAATGCGGTAGTTATCGCCATGCGGGACATTTCCGGATCTATGGGTGATTTAAAAAAAAGAGTGGCGCGTACTTTTGCCTCCTGGATGCTGAAATTTCTTCGCACGCGTTATGAATCGGTCGAAGAGATTTTTATTGTTCATCACACAGAGGCCCGGGAGGTGGATCAGGAAGACTTTTTTGCCTTAGGAGAAAGTGGCGGGACAAAGGTCTCATCGGCCTATGCATTGTGTCAGCATGTGATAGAAACACAATATCCCCCAGAACAATGGAATATTTATGCCGTGCATTTTTCTGATGGAGACAATTGGTCGGAAACAGATAATCAGCGAGCCCGTGACTATCTCGAGCAAATATTACCGGGAGTTAATTTATTTGGCTATGCGGAAATTCGTGAGGGCTCTTATCCGAGTACCCTTATGAATCAATTTCGCCATATTAAACATTCTCACTTTAAGACGGCTATGTTGTCGCATCTTAAGGACGTCTATCCGACATTGCAACATTTTTTTCCGTTGTCTCAGGAGAGCTGA